The sequence TTGTGATTTTAATAATCTTTAAATTTATAAATTTGGCCGCTATAGTACGTAATACAAAAGTAAAAATTAAATAGGTTAATCAGGTTGAATTGGGTGGGGTATTTATAATTAAGACACCGCTCGCTGATAAAGGTTTAACACTATCTTAACAAAAATAAAAAAATAATAAAGCTGAAATGAGTAAAGGCATCGTAAGTAAAGAAGAAGACTATTCTGCATGGTATAACGACCTGGTTATCAAGGCCGATCTGGCCGAATACGCGCCGGTGAAAGGTTGTATGATCATTAAGCCTTATGGATATTCCATTTGGGAAAAAATGCAGGCCGTATTAGATGGCATGTTTAAGGAAACCGGCCACGTGAATGCCTATTTCCCGTTGTTTATCCCCAAATCATTCTTCAGTAAAGAGGCCAGCCACGTTGATGGTTTTGCCAAGGAGTGCGCGGTTGTGACCCATTACCGCCTTAAAAATGACGGCAACGGCAATATTATTGTTGATGAGGAAGCCAAGCTGGAGGAGGAACTGATCGTTCGTCCGACATCTGAAACCATTATTTGGAATACCTATAAGGGCTGGATCCAATCGTACCGCGACCTGCCGATACTTTGTAACCAATGGGCCAACGTGGTGCGCTGGGAAATGCGTACCCGTATGTTTTTACGCACCACCGAGTTTTTATGGCAAGAGGGGCACACCGCCCACGCTACCGCTGAAGAAGCCATTGCCGAAACCGAGCAAATGCTTGAGGTATATGCCGATTTTGCCGAAAACTGGCTGGCACTACCGGTAGTAAAAGGCCGCAAAACTCCTAACGAACGCTTCGCCGGCGCGCTGGATACCTATTGCATCGAAGCGCTGATGCAAGACGGTAAGGCCCTGCAGGCCGGTACATCACACTTTTTGGGCCAGAACTTCGCTAAGGCCTTTGATGTGAAGTTCACCAATAAGGAAAACGTGCAGGATTTTGTTTGGGCTACTTCATGGGGCGTATCCACCCGTATGATCGGCGCGCTGATCATGGCGCACTCTGATGATGCCGGTTTAGTGCTTCCACCAAAACTGGCCCCTATACAGGTAGTTGTAGTGCCGATCTACAAGCACCAGGAAGAGCTGGATAACATCAGCGAGTATGTAAAAAGCCTGAGCAAGGAGTTAAAAGCCAAAGGTATTTCTGTTAAGTTTGATAACCGCGACACTCATCGTCCGGGCGCTAAGTTTGCCGAGTACGAGTTAAAGGGCGTTCCACTGCGTGTGGCCATCGGCAGTCGGGATATGCAGAACGGAACGGTAGAACTGGCCCGTCGCGATACCAAAACCAAGGAGACCACCGCGCAGGAAGGCTTGGCTGATACCATCGAACGCTTACTGGAAGAGATCCAGCA comes from Mucilaginibacter mali and encodes:
- the proS gene encoding proline--tRNA ligase, with amino-acid sequence MSKGIVSKEEDYSAWYNDLVIKADLAEYAPVKGCMIIKPYGYSIWEKMQAVLDGMFKETGHVNAYFPLFIPKSFFSKEASHVDGFAKECAVVTHYRLKNDGNGNIIVDEEAKLEEELIVRPTSETIIWNTYKGWIQSYRDLPILCNQWANVVRWEMRTRMFLRTTEFLWQEGHTAHATAEEAIAETEQMLEVYADFAENWLALPVVKGRKTPNERFAGALDTYCIEALMQDGKALQAGTSHFLGQNFAKAFDVKFTNKENVQDFVWATSWGVSTRMIGALIMAHSDDAGLVLPPKLAPIQVVVVPIYKHQEELDNISEYVKSLSKELKAKGISVKFDNRDTHRPGAKFAEYELKGVPLRVAIGSRDMQNGTVELARRDTKTKETTAQEGLADTIERLLEEIQQNIYQKALNFRVENTTEVDTYDDFKRILDEKPGFVSAHWDGTPETEQKIKDETKATIRCIPLNNKQEEGKCILTGKPSTQRVLFARAY